The Spirosoma radiotolerans genome has a window encoding:
- a CDS encoding FecR family protein: MQEYRDLAPEELALDSSFQRWQLENDPAATAFWQEWLGQHPDKAELVDKAAALLLSLHTTYGQQFIERLPISDREIQDEVNRLRHSLDNPATSVIPIKWFQFAPIRYGMAASILVVLGLFGWYLLRPATNKGGVTYTDLVAQATEPLSEVSNTTTAPQLVTLPDRSTIMLYPKSRVSYAEQFTGNKREIYLSGKGFFEVMKNPSKPFYVYANGLVTKVLGTSFTVQAFEGARQMKVAVQTGRVAVYAQKQLPTSNQTESYKLDGIVLTPNQQIVFSPEKPQLIKSLVEKPALLEQATQKQTIVFKRTPITDVFATLEQSYGIDIVFDREVMQACYLTASFADEPLFEKLDLICHTINASYKQVDGTIMIASNGCQ, translated from the coding sequence ATGCAGGAGTACCGGGATTTAGCACCTGAAGAATTAGCTCTCGATTCGTCTTTCCAGCGTTGGCAATTAGAAAATGACCCGGCGGCTACTGCTTTCTGGCAGGAATGGCTGGGGCAACATCCCGACAAAGCCGAACTCGTCGATAAAGCGGCTGCGCTGCTCCTTTCGCTACATACTACATACGGCCAGCAATTCATAGAACGCTTACCCATTTCGGATCGGGAAATTCAGGATGAGGTAAATCGGCTGCGGCATTCGCTCGATAATCCGGCGACTTCCGTTATACCCATAAAATGGTTCCAGTTCGCGCCCATCCGCTATGGTATGGCGGCCAGCATTCTGGTTGTTTTGGGTTTATTTGGCTGGTATCTGCTCCGCCCAGCGACCAACAAAGGAGGGGTAACTTATACCGATCTGGTGGCTCAGGCAACAGAGCCCCTCTCAGAAGTCAGCAATACGACCACTGCTCCTCAACTGGTGACCTTACCGGACCGAAGTACGATCATGCTCTATCCCAAAAGCCGGGTGAGTTATGCAGAGCAGTTTACCGGCAATAAACGGGAAATTTACCTGTCAGGGAAGGGGTTCTTTGAGGTGATGAAAAATCCGTCAAAGCCGTTTTATGTGTACGCTAATGGGCTGGTAACGAAAGTATTAGGCACCAGTTTTACCGTGCAGGCGTTCGAAGGGGCCAGGCAGATGAAAGTTGCGGTTCAAACAGGTCGGGTGGCCGTATATGCCCAGAAACAACTGCCCACCAGCAACCAGACGGAATCGTATAAGCTGGACGGCATTGTGCTGACACCCAACCAGCAAATTGTCTTTTCGCCGGAAAAACCGCAGTTAATCAAGAGCTTAGTAGAAAAACCGGCTCTTCTTGAGCAGGCTACTCAAAAGCAAACGATCGTTTTCAAGCGAACGCCAATTACCGATGTATTTGCCACGCTTGAGCAGTCGTATGGTATAGACATCGTTTTTGACAGGGAGGTAATGCAAGCCTGCTACCTGACGGCTTCCTTTGCCGACGAACCGCTGTTCGAAAAACTAGACCTCATCTGCCACACCATCAACGCCAGCTATAAACAAGTGGATGGCACCATTATGATCGCCAGCAACGGCTGTCAATAA
- a CDS encoding aminotransferase class V-fold PLP-dependent enzyme, whose translation MLSRRNLIKNLSTLPLVGGLFGGIAPLQSALAAPAKAASRNVLKELGLRTFINAAGTYTAMTGSLMEDDVVETIQASSKEFVMLDDVQTKVGEKIAALTHAESAVVTAGCFSAMTLGLAGVLTGMDQKKVELLPHLEGTDMKSEVIAQKAHNIGYSHALTNTGCKIIQVETLEEAEKAINSKTALLWFLNIQSDKGQVQHQEWVALGKKHNIPTMIDIAADVPPVENLWKFNDMGFDLVCVSGGKAMRGPQSAGILMGKKQYIAAARLSMPPRGSTIGRGMKVNKEEILGMYVALDKFVAQDHQKEWKMLEDRVAVIAGAVKGIKGVTVETYAPALGNHTPSMRVLWETGKINLTTKSLQENLRNGNPSIEVVGEPNGISMTTWMLKPGQDKIVAARLKEELTKAAV comes from the coding sequence ATGCTCTCCAGAAGAAATCTTATCAAAAACCTGTCGACCCTGCCCTTAGTGGGCGGCCTTTTCGGTGGTATCGCCCCTTTACAATCGGCCCTGGCGGCCCCGGCAAAAGCGGCCTCCCGAAATGTATTGAAAGAGCTTGGTCTGCGGACGTTCATCAATGCCGCTGGGACTTACACCGCCATGACGGGCTCGTTGATGGAAGATGATGTGGTCGAAACAATTCAGGCATCGTCGAAGGAATTTGTCATGCTCGATGATGTACAAACGAAAGTCGGCGAGAAAATTGCCGCCCTCACACATGCTGAATCGGCGGTCGTAACGGCGGGCTGTTTCTCAGCCATGACCCTGGGGCTGGCCGGTGTGCTCACCGGCATGGACCAGAAGAAAGTGGAGCTACTCCCCCATCTGGAAGGCACTGATATGAAGTCGGAAGTGATCGCCCAAAAAGCCCACAACATCGGCTACTCGCATGCGCTCACTAATACAGGCTGCAAAATTATTCAGGTAGAAACGCTGGAAGAAGCTGAAAAAGCCATCAACAGTAAAACGGCTCTCCTGTGGTTTCTGAACATCCAGTCCGACAAGGGGCAGGTTCAGCATCAGGAATGGGTAGCCCTGGGAAAGAAACACAATATCCCTACCATGATTGATATTGCGGCCGACGTACCACCCGTCGAAAACCTCTGGAAATTCAATGACATGGGTTTCGATCTGGTCTGTGTATCGGGCGGAAAAGCCATGCGTGGTCCACAAAGCGCGGGCATCCTGATGGGCAAAAAACAATACATCGCAGCCGCCCGGCTCAGCATGCCACCTCGTGGCTCCACCATTGGCCGGGGCATGAAAGTCAACAAAGAAGAGATTCTGGGCATGTATGTCGCCCTCGACAAATTCGTGGCGCAGGATCACCAGAAAGAGTGGAAAATGCTGGAAGATCGGGTAGCCGTTATCGCCGGTGCCGTAAAAGGCATCAAGGGCGTAACGGTCGAAACTTATGCGCCTGCCTTAGGCAATCACACGCCGTCTATGCGGGTACTGTGGGAAACCGGAAAAATAAACCTGACCACCAAATCCCTGCAGGAAAATCTGCGCAATGGCAACCCATCCATCGAAGTCGTTGGTGAACCGAACGGCATCAGCATGACCACCTGGATGCTTAAACCCGGTCAGGATAAAATCGTGGCCGCCCGACTGAAAGAAGAACTGACTAAAGCCGCTGTCTAG
- a CDS encoding carbohydrate-binding family 9-like protein, which yields MNRILLACVVFLGICSATYAQKSDSTKLVVRKTDDFQVNGNGDNANWTKTDWVRITPQESAGKPYSTKVKLLYSTTGVYFLFQNDDEKLTATIREDYGALFKEDVIEVFLWPDQSVPIYFEYELSPLNYELAILVPNINGDFNGWKPWHYEGKSKVQHATSVQGGNKVSKATVSGWTGEIFIPYRLLRPLVQTPPTAGTQWRGNLYRIDYDHSYATWSWQKTSGSFHEFKKYGTFIFE from the coding sequence ATGAATCGTATCCTATTGGCCTGTGTGGTGTTTCTGGGAATCTGTTCGGCGACCTATGCTCAGAAAAGCGATTCTACGAAACTCGTCGTCCGGAAAACGGACGACTTTCAGGTCAATGGAAACGGCGACAACGCGAACTGGACCAAAACCGATTGGGTACGGATCACCCCTCAGGAATCAGCGGGTAAACCGTACTCAACGAAGGTTAAACTTCTGTACTCCACCACCGGTGTTTATTTCCTGTTTCAGAATGACGATGAGAAACTAACGGCAACCATTCGGGAGGATTACGGGGCGCTGTTCAAGGAAGATGTCATCGAGGTGTTTCTCTGGCCCGACCAATCGGTGCCCATCTACTTTGAATATGAGCTTTCTCCCCTGAATTATGAATTAGCCATCCTGGTCCCAAACATCAATGGCGACTTCAATGGCTGGAAGCCCTGGCATTATGAAGGCAAGTCGAAAGTACAACACGCAACCAGCGTGCAGGGGGGAAACAAAGTGAGCAAGGCAACGGTGAGCGGGTGGACAGGCGAAATTTTTATTCCCTACCGCCTACTAAGACCCCTTGTGCAGACACCCCCAACCGCAGGCACCCAGTGGCGGGGAAACCTCTACCGGATCGATTACGACCATAGTTACGCCACCTGGTCGTGGCAAAAAACAAGTGGCAGTTTCCACGAATTTAAAAAATACGGAACATTCATTTTTGAGTAA
- a CDS encoding SusD/RagB family nutrient-binding outer membrane lipoprotein, with amino-acid sequence MKNLIRKIGYIAPLLLLLSACDKGFEEMNVDPNKYSEVVPGYLFTRAQLDGVSTNFTGAAYLTIGQSMQQFATYKEVPAAGDKYFNYTYSTGNWSAYAGTTAGQGAVISIRQVIDAVSTSPLDVNKLSAARIWKAYMFHRLTDMYGDIPYFDAGKALSDKNYSPKYDTQQAIYADMLKELDESIAAFDATKATFGTADLMYGGDVTKWKKFAYSLMLRLGMRLTEVDPALAKTWVEKAIAGGVILDDADRAIIAYVDGSQTASRNFIANGLISTDYVTPGGDNVEGGKYAKTFIDYLKNTKDPRLNVISIVWTTTDGKTFTADTTTALQSGMPNAAYNNLPANFNSFSEPNPNTLLKYSAPLIVFGNAETNLLLAEAAVRGWASGTTAATAYANAVRAGIRQWALFGTGGTISEARINAYLAANPYKASGTVAQQMEQIQTQKWVSLFLEDEYEIFSNWRRTGYPALTPTNYPGNLTGGKIPTRFVIPDSEETYNKTNFIDARTRQGGSNTLSSVVWWDK; translated from the coding sequence ATGAAGAATCTAATCCGAAAAATAGGGTACATAGCTCCGTTGCTTCTGCTCCTGTCTGCCTGCGACAAGGGATTCGAGGAGATGAACGTGGACCCCAATAAATATTCTGAAGTGGTACCTGGCTACCTGTTTACCAGAGCTCAGCTAGACGGTGTAAGCACCAACTTTACCGGGGCCGCTTACCTGACCATCGGCCAGTCGATGCAGCAGTTCGCTACCTACAAAGAAGTACCGGCAGCGGGTGACAAATACTTTAATTACACCTATTCGACCGGCAACTGGTCGGCTTATGCGGGTACGACAGCCGGGCAGGGCGCGGTGATTTCCATTCGTCAGGTCATCGACGCCGTTTCGACCAGCCCACTGGACGTGAACAAACTGTCGGCGGCCCGAATCTGGAAAGCGTACATGTTCCACCGTCTGACGGATATGTATGGCGACATTCCGTACTTCGACGCTGGCAAGGCACTGTCTGATAAAAACTACAGCCCCAAATACGATACCCAGCAGGCTATTTACGCGGACATGCTGAAAGAGCTCGACGAATCGATTGCGGCTTTTGATGCCACCAAAGCTACCTTTGGCACGGCAGACCTGATGTACGGCGGAGACGTTACCAAGTGGAAGAAATTTGCGTATTCACTGATGCTCCGGCTGGGCATGCGCCTGACCGAAGTAGACCCTGCACTGGCGAAAACCTGGGTTGAGAAAGCCATAGCGGGTGGGGTTATTCTGGACGATGCCGACCGGGCAATAATTGCCTATGTCGATGGTTCACAAACCGCCAGCCGTAACTTCATTGCCAATGGCTTGATAAGCACCGATTACGTAACACCCGGTGGCGATAACGTAGAAGGCGGTAAGTATGCCAAAACGTTTATCGACTATTTAAAGAACACCAAAGATCCGCGCCTGAACGTGATCTCCATTGTGTGGACCACGACCGATGGTAAAACGTTTACCGCCGACACCACAACGGCCTTACAAAGCGGCATGCCGAACGCAGCCTATAATAACCTGCCCGCTAATTTCAATTCATTTTCTGAGCCTAATCCAAACACGTTGCTAAAATACAGCGCTCCTTTGATTGTATTCGGCAATGCGGAAACGAATCTGCTGTTGGCCGAAGCCGCCGTGCGCGGATGGGCAAGCGGAACGACGGCAGCTACAGCCTACGCCAATGCCGTACGCGCCGGTATACGGCAATGGGCGCTGTTTGGAACAGGCGGCACTATTTCTGAAGCCCGGATCAACGCGTATCTGGCGGCCAATCCCTATAAAGCCAGCGGCACCGTAGCCCAGCAAATGGAGCAGATCCAGACACAGAAATGGGTTTCTCTTTTCCTGGAAGATGAATACGAGATATTCTCAAACTGGCGACGGACTGGGTATCCGGCGCTTACCCCAACCAACTATCCGGGAAACCTGACCGGCGGAAAAATACCGACCCGCTTTGTGATTCCAGATTCGGAAGAGACGTATAACAAGACCAATTTCATCGACGCACGGACTCGGCAAGGCGGTAGCAACACCCTTTCCAGCGTCGTTTGGTGGGACAAGTAG
- a CDS encoding RidA family protein: MKAPRRSILKRLLATLTSAAGADSFTNAFAEGKPQMEVPSTDVPLYSGSTRLGNMIFVSGAGAHFEGDIKAHTDHVLKEIEKELIKAGSSMDKVLKVNVLLHDLKDYKAMNEVYKGRFGNKPPVRTTVSTHAGVPGNSLVEIDCIAYV; the protein is encoded by the coding sequence ATGAAAGCACCCCGCCGATCCATTTTAAAACGCCTGCTTGCCACCTTAACCAGCGCAGCCGGAGCAGACTCGTTTACCAACGCATTCGCCGAAGGCAAACCACAAATGGAGGTACCCAGTACGGACGTACCCCTCTATTCGGGGTCGACCAGGCTAGGCAATATGATCTTTGTGTCCGGAGCGGGAGCTCACTTCGAGGGCGACATTAAGGCGCATACGGATCATGTGCTCAAAGAGATTGAGAAGGAGTTGATTAAAGCAGGCTCTTCTATGGACAAAGTCCTGAAAGTGAATGTGCTGCTGCACGACCTGAAGGATTACAAGGCGATGAACGAAGTGTATAAAGGCCGGTTTGGCAACAAGCCGCCCGTTCGCACAACGGTGTCGACACACGCGGGTGTGCCTGGCAATTCGCTGGTCGAAATTGATTGCATTGCTTATGTGTAA
- a CDS encoding SusC/RagA family TonB-linked outer membrane protein, translating into MSKRVLCQKTLQKIMRIGFYQAFLSVAFVTLAHAFEVNGQKVLEQKVTIQLSNADVEKVLDKLEVVTHIKFLYNPQIFGAERKLNYKFQNELLSDVLNKVLAPYQVSYEVFQERIILKRQELQPDGPSATKQEAPKRRITGLVSDEKGAALPGVSVVLKEAQRGTTTLADGTFSIDIPDQTPAILVFSFVGYKRQEVTVGNQSELTVSLTPEASTLGEVVVTAFGIAREKKALAYAVTEVKGGELTQARENNVANALTGKIAGVNATGMATGPGGSSRIIIRGNGSLNGNNQPLYVINGMPMDNSTPGGTAADGNGMNVDRGDGIGGINPDDIESISVLKGGPAAALYGARASNGVILITTKKGRSQKGIGIEVNSNTTFEDIAVIPNWQYEYGQGVDGKKPTTVTEAKSTGRLSYGARMDGQPTIQVDGQLHPYSPQKDNLKNFYRTGSNYINSVAFTGGSETMNFRLGLNNTQSNSIVPNSSFARRIANLSMNAFLGKKLSVETVFQYNVEEGTNRPKVGYADFNPHWATYLIANVVDIRSLAPGYDPVTGKEMEWNPVPAAPNPYFVINKFKNNDTKHRFISQGSIRYDILHNLFLKGSVSQDFYSFSSEYVQPTNNAYQPLGSYEGRKTTSSETNGMLTLNYNTNFNNVSFSAMAGLNAQRSIFDQTVIAGNEFTVPYFYSYTNLATSTTTPTYLKSAINSVFASADLGYKNVAYLTLSGRQDWFSVLNPKSNSIFYPSVGGSLILSDALRLPKAISFAKLRASWAQVGGATVNAYQIYQYYSMQQGGHNGRPVQVLSSSQVPNPDLKPLTSTTYEGGFEAKFLNNRLGIDLTLYNRKTTDDIVTSNIALSSGYTSALLNVGVLSNKGVELLLTGTPVSKGPFTWDVSYNMAYNKSKIERLADGITGIDVGQGVGGGLVRNVVDRPYGTVWGYQKKTDANGNVIFNTASGYAVRGDLQEIGQGTPPLTMGITNNFRYKNFSLNILVDGKFGSIVYSNLYQYAYRFGLPQETLPGRETGITVTGVTPEGAPYTKTWAKEDVDTYYDNDKNYTAMFMFNNDFVKLRQVILSYNLPVSKLPFLKVQSATISFVARNLAILYKDKKNQYFDPESGYTSTNAQGLEAFGVPRTRSLGVNLMVKF; encoded by the coding sequence ATGTCAAAACGAGTACTTTGTCAAAAGACATTACAGAAAATCATGCGCATTGGATTTTACCAGGCCTTCCTTTCTGTCGCTTTCGTGACCCTAGCCCATGCCTTCGAGGTAAATGGACAAAAGGTCCTTGAGCAAAAAGTTACCATTCAACTGTCCAACGCCGACGTAGAGAAGGTACTGGATAAACTAGAGGTAGTCACTCACATCAAATTTTTGTATAACCCGCAAATCTTCGGGGCTGAACGCAAACTCAATTACAAATTTCAGAACGAACTGCTTTCCGACGTACTTAACAAAGTACTTGCTCCTTATCAGGTTTCCTACGAGGTTTTTCAGGAACGTATCATTCTAAAACGGCAGGAGTTACAGCCCGATGGCCCATCGGCAACGAAACAGGAAGCGCCAAAACGACGAATAACGGGACTTGTTTCCGACGAAAAAGGGGCTGCCTTGCCCGGTGTAAGTGTCGTCTTGAAAGAAGCGCAACGGGGCACGACGACCCTGGCCGATGGTACGTTTTCCATTGATATTCCCGATCAGACCCCGGCTATCTTAGTCTTCAGTTTTGTAGGGTACAAACGACAGGAAGTTACGGTTGGCAATCAAAGTGAACTGACGGTAAGCCTGACGCCTGAAGCCAGCACCCTTGGAGAAGTTGTCGTAACGGCCTTTGGTATTGCCAGGGAGAAAAAAGCACTTGCCTACGCTGTCACCGAAGTAAAAGGGGGTGAATTGACGCAGGCGCGTGAAAACAACGTGGCCAATGCCCTGACCGGTAAAATTGCCGGGGTAAACGCGACGGGTATGGCCACCGGCCCTGGTGGGTCGAGCCGCATCATTATCCGGGGTAATGGCTCCCTGAACGGAAATAATCAGCCGCTGTACGTGATCAACGGGATGCCGATGGATAACAGCACGCCTGGTGGTACGGCTGCCGATGGGAACGGTATGAACGTTGACCGCGGAGATGGCATTGGCGGCATCAACCCGGACGATATCGAATCGATCAGTGTCCTGAAAGGAGGACCAGCTGCGGCCCTGTACGGCGCCCGTGCTTCCAACGGTGTCATTCTGATCACCACCAAGAAAGGACGCTCCCAAAAAGGAATCGGTATAGAGGTAAACAGCAATACGACCTTCGAGGACATCGCCGTCATTCCGAACTGGCAGTATGAATACGGCCAGGGTGTGGATGGCAAAAAACCAACCACTGTTACGGAGGCAAAAAGTACGGGACGCCTTTCATACGGTGCCCGCATGGATGGGCAGCCCACCATTCAGGTCGACGGCCAATTGCACCCGTATTCACCCCAGAAAGACAACCTGAAGAACTTCTACCGCACCGGCAGCAACTACATCAACTCGGTGGCGTTCACGGGTGGCAGCGAAACAATGAATTTTCGGTTGGGGCTGAACAATACGCAGTCGAACAGCATCGTCCCGAATTCTTCATTTGCCCGACGTATTGCAAATCTCAGCATGAATGCGTTTCTGGGTAAAAAACTGAGCGTTGAAACCGTTTTTCAGTACAACGTGGAAGAAGGGACGAACCGCCCCAAAGTTGGGTATGCCGACTTTAACCCACACTGGGCTACCTACCTCATTGCCAACGTGGTCGACATTCGCAGCCTGGCACCCGGTTATGATCCCGTTACGGGCAAAGAAATGGAGTGGAATCCGGTACCTGCCGCACCAAACCCGTATTTCGTCATTAACAAGTTCAAAAATAATGACACGAAACACCGGTTTATCAGCCAGGGAAGTATCCGTTATGACATCCTCCATAACTTATTTCTGAAAGGTAGCGTAAGCCAGGACTTCTACAGTTTCTCGTCGGAGTATGTACAGCCAACCAATAATGCTTATCAGCCACTGGGTTCCTACGAAGGCCGCAAAACGACCTCCTCAGAAACCAATGGCATGCTGACGCTTAATTACAATACCAATTTTAACAATGTAAGCTTTTCGGCCATGGCGGGTCTTAACGCCCAACGGAGCATTTTCGACCAGACCGTCATTGCGGGTAACGAATTTACGGTGCCGTATTTCTACAGCTACACCAATCTGGCTACCTCGACGACTACTCCAACGTACCTGAAAAGCGCCATCAATTCGGTGTTCGCTTCGGCCGATTTGGGGTATAAAAATGTGGCCTATCTGACGCTTTCCGGTCGGCAGGATTGGTTTTCAGTCTTGAACCCGAAGAGCAACAGTATCTTCTACCCATCGGTTGGGGGATCGTTGATTTTATCGGATGCCCTTCGCTTACCGAAAGCCATCAGCTTTGCCAAGTTGCGGGCCTCCTGGGCGCAGGTCGGTGGCGCAACGGTAAATGCGTACCAGATTTATCAGTACTACTCCATGCAGCAGGGTGGCCATAATGGTCGTCCCGTACAGGTATTGTCTTCGTCGCAGGTGCCAAACCCCGACCTGAAACCACTGACGTCGACCACCTACGAAGGCGGTTTTGAAGCTAAATTCCTGAATAATCGGCTGGGTATTGATCTGACGCTCTACAACCGGAAAACAACGGACGATATCGTAACCTCCAACATCGCTCTCTCGTCGGGCTACACCTCGGCGCTGTTGAACGTGGGCGTGCTGAGCAACAAAGGCGTTGAGTTACTCCTGACCGGAACACCCGTTAGCAAAGGTCCTTTCACCTGGGATGTTAGCTACAACATGGCCTATAACAAAAGCAAAATCGAACGGCTTGCCGATGGCATAACTGGTATTGACGTTGGTCAGGGGGTTGGCGGTGGCCTGGTACGGAACGTAGTGGACAGGCCATACGGTACGGTTTGGGGTTACCAGAAGAAGACCGATGCGAATGGTAACGTCATTTTCAATACGGCCAGCGGGTACGCCGTTCGGGGTGATCTACAGGAGATTGGTCAGGGAACTCCTCCCCTCACCATGGGCATCACCAACAATTTCCGGTACAAAAACTTCTCGCTGAATATCCTGGTCGACGGCAAGTTCGGCAGCATCGTTTATTCCAACCTGTACCAGTATGCCTACCGGTTTGGTTTGCCGCAGGAAACGCTTCCGGGTCGTGAAACGGGTATTACGGTAACAGGCGTCACCCCCGAAGGAGCACCCTATACCAAAACATGGGCTAAGGAAGACGTCGATACCTATTATGACAACGACAAAAATTACACGGCCATGTTTATGTTCAACAATGACTTTGTGAAGCTGCGTCAGGTCATTTTGAGCTATAATCTACCCGTCAGCAAGCTGCCTTTCCTGAAGGTACAATCCGCCACAATTTCGTTTGTGGCCCGTAACCTGGCCATTCTGTACAAGGACAAAAAGAATCAGTATTTCGATCCGGAGTCGGGCTATACCAGCACCAATGCACAAGGTCTGGAAGCATTCGGCGTACCTAGAACCAGAAGTCTTGGGGTAAACTTAATGGTGAAATTCTAA
- a CDS encoding amidohydrolase/deacetylase family metallohydrolase translates to MKTRHLFLLLFLFTGSAWAQPYSLVIKGGHLIDPKNNIDAVMDVAITDGKVVQVAKTIDAKQAKQVVDAKGMYVTPGLIDIHGHVFYGTEPNHYLSNGLVAVSPDGFTFRVGVTTIVDAGGAGWKSFETFKKNIIFTSKTRVLSFMNIVGAGMRGGVFEQDTTDMDPTMAAKVALENKNDVVGFKVAHFQGPSWAPVDHAVAAGKLADMPVMVDFGGNTPPLPLSELFMKHLRPGDIFTHAYTFLEGNVRETIVDEATKTVKPFVWEARKKGIVFDVGYGGASFNYSQAIPAIKAKFYPTTISTDLHTGSMNGSMKDMLSIMSKFVAMGEAIPSVIKASTWTPAQVIKRENLGHLSVGAIADVAIFSMRKGTFGFYDRAGYKMMAQQKFECEMTIKGGKIVYDLNGIGIANTQ, encoded by the coding sequence ATGAAAACCAGACACTTATTCCTACTCCTTTTCCTTTTCACTGGTTCGGCCTGGGCGCAGCCGTACAGCCTTGTTATTAAAGGGGGCCATTTGATCGACCCGAAAAATAACATCGATGCGGTGATGGACGTCGCCATCACGGACGGCAAAGTGGTTCAGGTCGCCAAAACGATAGACGCTAAACAGGCCAAGCAGGTTGTCGATGCCAAAGGTATGTATGTCACACCCGGCCTGATCGACATTCATGGGCATGTGTTCTACGGCACCGAACCCAATCACTACCTGAGCAACGGACTCGTGGCCGTTTCCCCCGACGGATTTACGTTCAGAGTGGGCGTTACAACCATTGTCGATGCGGGCGGGGCGGGCTGGAAGTCGTTCGAGACATTCAAGAAGAACATCATCTTCACCTCCAAAACGCGTGTTCTCTCGTTCATGAACATTGTGGGGGCAGGTATGCGTGGGGGCGTTTTTGAGCAGGACACCACCGATATGGACCCAACGATGGCCGCCAAAGTAGCCCTCGAAAACAAAAACGATGTGGTCGGTTTCAAGGTAGCGCATTTTCAGGGGCCAAGCTGGGCACCCGTCGATCATGCCGTAGCGGCCGGCAAGCTGGCCGATATGCCCGTAATGGTTGACTTCGGCGGCAACACCCCGCCCCTTCCCCTGAGTGAGTTGTTCATGAAGCACCTGCGTCCCGGCGACATTTTCACCCACGCCTATACGTTTCTGGAAGGAAATGTTCGCGAAACGATTGTGGATGAAGCGACCAAAACGGTGAAGCCATTTGTATGGGAAGCCCGTAAGAAAGGGATCGTCTTCGATGTAGGCTACGGGGGAGCCAGTTTCAACTACTCACAGGCAATTCCGGCCATAAAAGCCAAATTTTACCCGACAACGATCAGCACCGATCTACATACCGGCAGCATGAACGGCTCAATGAAAGACATGCTCAGCATCATGTCCAAATTCGTGGCCATGGGTGAGGCCATTCCGAGTGTCATAAAAGCCAGTACCTGGACGCCCGCTCAGGTCATTAAACGCGAAAATCTGGGTCATTTATCGGTTGGGGCGATTGCCGATGTCGCTATTTTTTCTATGCGGAAGGGCACGTTTGGCTTCTACGATAGAGCCGGTTATAAGATGATGGCCCAACAGAAGTTCGAATGCGAGATGACCATCAAAGGCGGCAAGATCGTGTATGACCTGAACGGCATTGGCATTGCGAATACACAATAG